Proteins co-encoded in one Abyssibacter profundi genomic window:
- a CDS encoding mechanosensitive ion channel family protein: MDWSLLEPLRNAPAEFWLILRVLIVLALAIVAIRLLRRVTRRLIDRKLLTGRGEILFRGVSRVLVLLLTALFLLEQFGVSTGTVWAAVSAVLVMIAVGFVAVWSVLSNALCSMLLLIYAPFRVGDEIELVDPANGFKLAGRVVDLNLLFVTLRETVKREDETTEELTLRLPNNLFFQRGIRTRPGRSTVSLADAQGLGTVQPTQPG, translated from the coding sequence ATGGACTGGTCCCTGCTCGAGCCTCTGCGAAATGCCCCTGCCGAATTCTGGCTCATCTTGCGCGTGCTCATCGTACTCGCCCTGGCCATTGTGGCGATCCGTCTATTGCGCCGGGTGACGCGACGACTAATCGATCGCAAGCTGCTGACGGGCCGAGGAGAAATCCTATTCCGTGGCGTTTCCCGGGTGCTGGTTCTGCTGCTCACGGCGTTGTTTCTGCTGGAGCAGTTCGGCGTCTCCACGGGCACCGTCTGGGCCGCGGTGTCGGCGGTGCTGGTCATGATTGCGGTCGGCTTTGTCGCGGTCTGGAGCGTGTTATCCAATGCCCTTTGCTCCATGCTCCTGCTGATCTACGCGCCGTTTCGCGTCGGCGACGAAATCGAATTGGTGGACCCGGCAAACGGCTTCAAGCTGGCCGGCCGAGTCGTGGACCTGAATCTGCTGTTTGTGACGCTGCGCGAGACGGTTAAGCGCGAGGACGAGACCACCGAAGAACTCACCCTGCGGCTACCCAACAACCTGTTCTTTCAGCGCGGCATACGAACACGCCCGGGACGCAGCACCGTGTCATTGGCTGATGCGCAGGGTCTCGGGACGGTCCAGCCGACACAACCGGGATAG
- the msrB gene encoding peptide-methionine (R)-S-oxide reductase MsrB → MNRRDILMGALALTAGVTRLHANEDETMELDVSKRRWREILDDDAAFRVLFKEGTERPWSSDLNQEKRPGTYVCKACYQPLFDASMKYESGTGWPSFFDTLDGAVATKRDFKLILPRTEYHCARCGGHQGHVFDDGPEPTGKRYCNNGVALIFVPEGQELPALRQAA, encoded by the coding sequence ATGAATCGACGCGATATTTTGATGGGTGCACTGGCACTGACCGCCGGTGTCACACGACTACACGCCAATGAGGACGAGACCATGGAACTGGATGTCTCCAAGCGCCGATGGCGCGAGATACTCGACGACGATGCCGCGTTCCGGGTGCTGTTCAAAGAGGGCACGGAGCGTCCGTGGAGCAGTGACCTGAACCAGGAAAAGCGGCCCGGCACCTACGTCTGCAAGGCCTGTTACCAGCCCTTGTTCGATGCGTCCATGAAGTATGAAAGCGGCACCGGTTGGCCCAGCTTCTTCGACACCCTGGACGGCGCCGTGGCGACCAAGCGGGACTTCAAGCTGATCCTGCCGAGAACCGAATACCACTGCGCACGTTGTGGGGGGCACCAAGGCCATGTGTTCGATGATGGCCCGGAGCCCACCGGCAAGCGCTACTGCAACAACGGCGTGGCGCTCATCTTCGTGCCCGAGGGACAAGAGCTGCCAGCGCTGCGCCAGGCCGCCTAG
- the mgtE gene encoding magnesium transporter, translated as MAETAEQQTAEQRLERLRDALDSGRLVPVRRILKSLHPAEIARLLESLPHNERKVVWGVVDVDDQGEVLLHVNDEVRAALIQGMSPEDVIAAARDLDIDDLADFVDDLPETLTEQVLRSMDLANRQALEKVMSYAPDTAGGLTNTDTVTIRPDVTLDVVLRYLRLRGSMPDHTDVIYVVDRYGRFIGGLSLERLLTHDPSERVADAMDTELEPLADDLPAREVAQQFENRDLISAPVVDANRLLVGRITIDDVVDVIRDEAEHNLMSMAGLDEEEDIFAPVAASAKRRAVWLGINLLTALLAAQVVGLFESVIDQVVALAVLMPVVASMGGISGSQTLTLMIRGLALGQIGGGNTQSLLKKELAVAAINGVLWALVVAGIVLLWFRNPTLGAVIAIAMIINQLFAALSGFGIPLILRKLNIDPALAGSVVLTTITDVVGFFAFLGLGALVLL; from the coding sequence ATGGCCGAGACGGCTGAGCAACAAACCGCGGAACAACGGCTCGAACGGCTACGCGACGCCCTCGACAGTGGCCGGCTTGTACCTGTTCGCCGGATCCTGAAATCCCTGCACCCGGCCGAAATCGCGCGGCTGCTCGAATCCCTGCCGCATAACGAGCGCAAGGTCGTCTGGGGCGTGGTCGATGTCGACGACCAAGGTGAGGTGCTGCTCCACGTTAACGACGAAGTCCGGGCCGCCCTCATCCAGGGGATGTCGCCGGAAGATGTCATCGCCGCGGCCCGCGATCTGGACATCGATGACCTGGCTGACTTCGTCGACGATCTGCCCGAGACGCTCACCGAGCAGGTGCTGCGGTCGATGGACTTGGCCAACCGCCAGGCCCTGGAAAAGGTCATGTCCTACGCGCCGGATACCGCCGGCGGCCTGACCAATACGGACACCGTCACCATCCGCCCGGATGTCACGCTGGATGTCGTCCTGCGTTATCTGCGGCTGCGCGGTTCCATGCCCGACCACACGGACGTCATCTATGTCGTCGATCGCTACGGTCGCTTCATCGGTGGTCTGAGCCTGGAGCGACTGCTCACGCATGATCCCAGCGAGCGCGTGGCCGATGCCATGGACACCGAGTTGGAACCGCTGGCCGACGACCTGCCCGCCCGCGAGGTCGCCCAGCAATTCGAGAACCGGGACCTGATCTCCGCGCCGGTGGTCGACGCCAACCGCCTGCTGGTCGGGCGCATCACCATCGATGATGTCGTGGACGTGATCCGCGACGAGGCCGAGCACAACCTCATGAGCATGGCCGGCCTGGACGAGGAAGAAGACATCTTCGCGCCCGTGGCGGCCAGCGCCAAGCGGCGCGCGGTGTGGCTGGGCATTAACCTGCTCACCGCCCTGCTCGCCGCCCAGGTCGTGGGCCTGTTCGAATCGGTCATCGATCAGGTCGTCGCCCTGGCGGTGCTCATGCCCGTGGTGGCCAGCATGGGCGGCATCAGCGGCAGTCAGACACTCACGCTGATGATTCGCGGCCTCGCATTGGGCCAGATCGGCGGCGGCAATACCCAATCACTGCTCAAGAAAGAGCTGGCTGTCGCCGCGATCAACGGCGTGCTCTGGGCGCTGGTGGTGGCGGGTATTGTGCTGCTGTGGTTCCGCAATCCAACGCTGGGCGCGGTGATTGCGATTGCGATGATTATCAATCAGCTGTTTGCTGCGCTGTCTGGATTCGGCATTCCGCTCATCCTGCGCAAGCTGAACATCGACCCGGCCCTGGCCGGCAGTGTTGTACTGACGACCATTACCGATGTGGTCGGCTTCTTCGCCTTCCTCGGCCTGGGGGCCCTGGTTCTGCTGTAG
- the ptsP gene encoding phosphoenolpyruvate--protein phosphotransferase translates to MSLWLSGIGVARGIAIGRAMKIVSGDLDIPEYALEPFEIEAEIRRYRSALRRARSQLKDVQERIPKGTPGEISAFIESHMLMLEDRAFSEAVEELITERGVNAEAALKSQRDTLIRVFEAMEDPYLRSRRDDVEHVVSQIQRILLKNDKPLGAREAAHEGTSIVVADDVTPADIILLHRQGVAGFVTESGGPLSHTAILARSLGIPAIVGLHGARRLLEDGEVLIVDGHAGHLVAAPARITLDFYARRRQRDARYRRMLLRLKDEPARSRDGQTIRLMANIELPSDVAQAQEVGAEGIGLYRTEFLFMNREQPPGEEEQYLAYREVIAAVDGPVTIRTLDLGADKQSEAVRISQATNPALGLRAVRLCLKDRSLFRTQLRALLRAASAGRARIMIPMISNIFELRQCTQLIHDIKTELAQEQREFSDTAQVGAMIEVPGAALAAPWLARECEFFSIGTNDLIQYTLAIDRVDDEVNYLYDPLHPAVLQLIRRTIEAGQMAGIPVSMCGEMAGDTLHTRLLLGLGLTEFSMHPASVLEVKRIVRDADVSDLRRRTDELLACTDPGEARQRIDAIAAL, encoded by the coding sequence ATGAGTCTCTGGCTCTCCGGCATCGGGGTCGCACGCGGCATTGCAATCGGCCGGGCGATGAAAATCGTCTCCGGCGATTTGGACATCCCCGAATACGCGCTGGAACCCTTTGAGATCGAAGCCGAGATCCGGCGCTATCGGTCGGCACTACGTCGCGCGCGCAGCCAACTCAAGGACGTCCAGGAACGCATTCCCAAGGGCACGCCGGGCGAGATTTCCGCGTTCATCGAGTCCCATATGCTGATGCTCGAAGACCGCGCCTTCTCCGAGGCCGTGGAAGAGCTGATCACCGAGCGCGGCGTCAATGCCGAAGCGGCCCTGAAAAGCCAGCGTGACACGCTCATCCGCGTATTCGAGGCGATGGAAGATCCTTATCTGCGCAGCCGTCGTGACGATGTCGAGCATGTCGTATCGCAGATTCAGCGGATCCTGCTGAAGAATGACAAGCCCCTGGGCGCCCGCGAGGCCGCGCACGAGGGCACGTCGATTGTGGTGGCCGATGATGTCACGCCAGCCGACATCATCCTGCTCCACCGCCAGGGTGTTGCCGGCTTTGTGACCGAATCGGGCGGTCCCTTGTCGCACACCGCGATTCTCGCTCGCAGCCTGGGCATCCCCGCCATCGTCGGACTCCACGGCGCACGCCGCCTGCTCGAAGACGGCGAAGTGCTGATCGTCGACGGCCATGCGGGCCATCTGGTCGCCGCGCCGGCCCGGATCACCCTGGATTTCTACGCCCGTCGACGCCAGCGTGATGCCCGCTACCGGCGCATGTTGCTGCGCCTCAAGGACGAGCCGGCCCGCTCGCGCGACGGTCAGACGATCCGCCTGATGGCCAACATCGAGCTGCCTAGCGATGTGGCCCAGGCCCAGGAAGTGGGTGCCGAAGGCATTGGCCTTTACCGCACCGAGTTCCTGTTCATGAACCGCGAGCAGCCACCGGGTGAAGAAGAGCAGTATCTGGCCTACCGGGAGGTAATCGCCGCGGTGGACGGCCCGGTGACCATCCGCACGCTGGACCTGGGCGCGGATAAGCAATCGGAGGCCGTGCGGATCTCGCAGGCCACGAATCCGGCCTTGGGCCTGCGCGCCGTGCGCCTGTGCCTCAAAGACCGCAGCCTGTTCCGCACCCAGCTGCGGGCATTGCTGCGCGCCGCCAGCGCGGGCCGGGCCCGGATCATGATTCCAATGATCTCCAACATTTTCGAACTGCGGCAATGCACGCAGCTGATTCACGACATCAAGACCGAGCTCGCGCAGGAGCAGCGCGAATTCAGCGATACCGCCCAGGTCGGCGCCATGATCGAGGTGCCGGGCGCCGCCCTCGCGGCCCCTTGGCTGGCGCGGGAATGCGAGTTCTTCTCCATCGGCACCAACGACCTGATCCAGTACACCCTGGCCATTGATCGCGTGGATGACGAGGTCAATTACCTGTACGACCCGCTGCACCCCGCCGTGCTACAGCTGATTCGTCGCACCATCGAAGCCGGCCAGATGGCAGGGATACCGGTGTCGATGTGCGGCGAAATGGCGGGCGACACCTTGCACACCCGGTTGCTACTCGGGCTTGGGCTCACCGAATTCTCCATGCACCCGGCCAGCGTGTTGGAGGTCAAGCGCATCGTGCGCGATGCCGATGTTAGCGACCTGCGGCGCCGCACCGATGAACTGCTGGCCTGCACCGACCCGGGCGAGGCCCGGCAGCGCATCGACGCAATCGCCGCCCTGTAG
- a CDS encoding HPr family phosphocarrier protein yields the protein MPSQTVTIVNKLGLHARATAKLVTCARQFESRVLLRRGDREVSGKSMMGLMMLAAGQGTELELETDGPDADAALQAVAELIANRFGEDA from the coding sequence ATGCCAAGCCAGACCGTTACGATCGTCAACAAACTGGGCCTACACGCCCGAGCCACCGCCAAGCTCGTGACCTGTGCGCGGCAATTTGAAAGTCGGGTGCTGCTGCGTCGCGGTGACCGCGAGGTCAGCGGCAAGAGCATGATGGGACTGATGATGCTTGCGGCCGGGCAAGGCACCGAGCTGGAACTGGAAACCGACGGGCCGGATGCCGATGCGGCGTTGCAGGCCGTGGCCGAGCTCATCGCCAACCGGTTCGGCGAGGACGCCTGA
- a CDS encoding PTS sugar transporter subunit IIA — translation MSCGLLLVTHGRLGQHLLATVRDVIGDLPLDTDILEVRRVQDTEVLIRQGERMIDRLDSGEGVLILTDAFGSTPGNLATRIASDDSTRVVAGVNMPMLLRVFNYHDQPLSALSAAAIEGGRRGIVDCQHPE, via the coding sequence ATGAGCTGCGGACTTCTACTCGTCACCCATGGCCGACTGGGCCAGCATTTGCTGGCGACCGTGCGCGACGTCATCGGCGACCTGCCCTTGGACACGGACATCCTCGAAGTCCGGCGTGTGCAGGACACCGAAGTCCTTATCCGTCAGGGCGAACGCATGATTGACCGCCTGGATTCTGGGGAGGGCGTGCTCATCCTGACGGACGCCTTCGGCTCCACCCCGGGCAATCTGGCGACCCGCATCGCCAGCGATGACAGCACGCGCGTGGTGGCCGGCGTGAACATGCCGATGTTGCTGCGCGTGTTCAACTACCACGACCAGCCGCTCTCCGCCCTGAGTGCCGCCGCCATCGAAGGCGGCCGCCGGGGTATTGTCGATTGCCAGCATCCCGAATAA